TCGGCATCGGGTTCACCCAGGCGGGCGGCATCGCGGCGGCGGCGATGATCACGTACGCGCTCATGCAGGTCCCGGCGGGTCACCTCGCGGACGTGCTGGGGGCACGCCGGCTGTTCGTCGTGGGCACGGTCGGCGTGAACCTGTGCACGCTCGGGATCGCGGTCGCGCCGTCGTACGCGTTCCTCGTCGTGGACCAGGCGGTCTCGGGGGCGCTGCGGGCGCTCGTCTTCATCCCGGGCATGGTGCTGATCACGGGGTTGTTCGCGGCCGAGCGCCGGTCGACCGCGCTCGGGGTCTTCGCGATCGGCGGCGTGTCCGGGAACGTGCTGCTCGGCGCCGTCGGGCCGCTGCTCGTCGGGCCGCTCGGGTGGCGGGGCGTGCTCGCGCTGTTCGGCGCGGCGGGGCTCGTGCTCGCGGTGGTCTACGGCGTGCTGCGCGACGCCGGCGCACCGCAGGCGAGGCCGGCGCCGGGCGGCGCGGGGGCGCGCGACGTGCTGCGCCACCCGGTGCTGTGGGTCGCCGGCGTGGTGCAGCTCGTGCGGTTCGGGGTCGTCAACACCCTGACGTTCTGGCTGCCGACGCTGCTCGTCGAGGAGCGCGGCGCGACGCTGCGCACCGCGGGGGTCGTGATGGGCGTCGGCGGGCTGCTCATGGCGCCGATGAACTACCTCGGCGGGGTGCTCGCCGACCGGACCGGGCGCCCGGCGACCGTCGTGGGCGGGTCGCTCGTCGTGCTCGGCGCCGCCCTGGCGGTGCTCGCGGGAGCCGACGGCCTGACCGTGACGGTCGCGTGCGTGCTCGTCGCGCACGTCGTCATGCAGCTCTACTTCGGGCCGCTCTTCTCGATCCCGGTCCGGGTGCTCGGCCCCGCGCGCGCGGGGCTGCTCACGGGGGTGTCGAACGGCTGCGCGTGCCTCGGTGCGGTGACGTTCTCGTGGGCGCTCGGCTGGACCAAGGACCTCACGGGGTCGTTCACGCCGGGGCTCGTCGGGCTCAGCGTCGCGTGCGCGGTCGCCCTGACGGCGACCTGGCCCCTGGGGCGGATGCTGCGAGCAGCGCCGTCGCGGTGAGCTCGTCGACCACGAGGTCGGTCACGGCGCCCGCGCGGATCGCGGCCAGCAGCGGGACGACCTTGTTGTCCCCCGCGGCGACGCACACGCGCCGCGGGACGCGCTGCAGCTCGACGGGGGTCGGCCCGGTCGCCCGCGCGTTCAGCGGCACGTCCTCCCACGTCCCGTCGGCGCGCAGGAACACCGTGCACACGTCCCCGACGACGCCCTCGCGGTGCAGCACCTCGATGTCGCCGTCCTCCAGGTAGCCCGCGGAGTACACGTGGCTGGGCACGGCCCCGGCGACCGCGCCGACGGAGAACACCGCGACGTCGGCGCGCGCCTGCACGTCGAGCACGCGCCGCACGGACCGCTCGCGCCACATCGCCTGCTTGGTGTCGGGGTAGTCGAAGAACGCGGGCACCGAGAAGTGGTGCACGGTCGCCCCGAACGCGGACCCGAAGCTCGAGATGAGGTCGCTCGCGTACTCGACACCGGACGTGCGCGTGTTCGCGGCCCCGTTGAGCTGCACGACGGCGCTGCCCCGGGTGGGCTTGGGGACGAGGCGCCGGGACACCGCGGCGAGCGTCGTGCCCCACGCGACGCCGAGCACCATGTCGGAGTCGAACCACGAGCCGAGCAGGCGCGCGGTCGTGAGGGCGACCTGGTCGAGCCGCTCGACGTGGCTCGCCTG
The Cellulomonas sp. NS3 DNA segment above includes these coding regions:
- a CDS encoding MFS transporter, which produces MTARADEPAVTAPGRRRAAAIALLVAGQSTAGLALGAVGLFLPLIRADLGIGFTQAGGIAAAAMITYALMQVPAGHLADVLGARRLFVVGTVGVNLCTLGIAVAPSYAFLVVDQAVSGALRALVFIPGMVLITGLFAAERRSTALGVFAIGGVSGNVLLGAVGPLLVGPLGWRGVLALFGAAGLVLAVVYGVLRDAGAPQARPAPGGAGARDVLRHPVLWVAGVVQLVRFGVVNTLTFWLPTLLVEERGATLRTAGVVMGVGGLLMAPMNYLGGVLADRTGRPATVVGGSLVVLGAALAVLAGADGLTVTVACVLVAHVVMQLYFGPLFSIPVRVLGPARAGLLTGVSNGCACLGAVTFSWALGWTKDLTGSFTPGLVGLSVACAVALTATWPLGRMLRAAPSR
- a CDS encoding sugar-binding transcriptional regulator, which codes for MHERAQIGGHGEPLGDSGDALDREQDVLRAASMYYLQDLKMEVIARHLGTSRSTVSRLLKRARATGLVEITLRPASTRAPGLGRTIAATFGVDAYVVPVPDQASHVERLDQVALTTARLLGSWFDSDMVLGVAWGTTLAAVSRRLVPKPTRGSAVVQLNGAANTRTSGVEYASDLISSFGSAFGATVHHFSVPAFFDYPDTKQAMWRERSVRRVLDVQARADVAVFSVGAVAGAVPSHVYSAGYLEDGDIEVLHREGVVGDVCTVFLRADGTWEDVPLNARATGPTPVELQRVPRRVCVAAGDNKVVPLLAAIRAGAVTDLVVDELTATALLAASAPGARSPSGRPRTRR